The following is a genomic window from Vicinamibacteria bacterium.
CCAAGCGCAGGCCTTGCCTGGGCGCTGCCGCGCCTGAGAGTTAAAGGAGGAGCATCGGACGCCCCCGGTGCAACCCACAACACTCCAGACCCTTGAATTCCCGAGTGTTGACCTCGAGTAAAGAAGGCAGTGTCGGCTGTAAACTGCTGAGTCCAATCTGCTGGCGGAGAGGGGGGGATTCGAACCCCCGGTACAGGTATTAGCCCGTACAACAGATTAGCAATCTGCCCTGTTCAGCCACTCCAGCACCTCTCCGCAACGACTCTACGAGCGCTTCTGGGGGCGTGGCGACCCAATAGTAACCACGAGGAACGCCGGGGAAGGATAGCACGATCGAGCGGCCACGCGACTGTGCGACTCCCAGCACCCCTGTAGTGCGGCCAACGCGGCAAGCGCGGCTGCGGCACTCGCAGCTTGAGGCTGCGGCCGGAGTAGCGTATTCTTCGGCATTCCTTGTCTCGCCATTGTGGGCGCCTGCGGCCTCGACCCGATCGCATTTGTTCCGCATATTGGAATCCAGTGTTGAGCCACTCTGCGACGCGGTCGGGACGGAGACCGCCGGCCCGGCTTCGAATTCGGCAGGCCCGACCCGCGGGCGAGGAATGAAGTCGCAGCGGAGGCTGAGATGACCAAGCGACTCGCCGCTCTACTCACGGTCGTGCTGGCCCTCCTCGGATGCTGGAACCCCTTCTCGTCCGACCCGCTGTGCCACAGCATCAATGCCGTTAACAGCGGCGGCTTCGCCATCGACTGCCCAACTGGCGCGACACAATTCTGCGCTGTTGCTCCGATCGTGGCCACGAGCTCGCGTGAAGCCCACGGCGCGTGTGATGCTTGCTTCGGCGCGGGTGCCTGCTCCCTGAGCTTTGCGTGTGGCGCTGGCGACGTGACGAGTTGGGAGGGTTTCCTCAACGACTTTTACCGACCGCCAAGCTATACGGAGTTCCAATTCATCAGTTCCAGGCTGGTTCCGGCCGGAAACATTTCAAGCGGGACGTTGGCCGACCCGGCCTGCCGGTCACGGGGAAGGTGGGCACCCTAAGGCCGTGGCAGGGGCTGCCCCATTTGGGGCAGCCCTAAGTTGTTCATGCGGCCGCTTTGACGGCGCTCACAGTCTCCTCCCCTTCAGCATGCTAGGCTGCGACGATGACGGTTGGCGGCCGCTCAAGTTCCTTGCTCTTGTCGATCTTGGTTGCCCTCCTCTGCCTCGGCCGGCCGGGATGGGGGGAGGACACCCCGAAGAAGGACGCCCAGGCGCCCCTGCTGCACGGCGCGGGAAAGCTTGTCAAGGAGGGGGAGCTGGCGGGCAGGGAATTCGCGCACGACGCCACGCAGGTGAGTAAGGAGGCCTGGGCGAAGGCGAAGGAAGCGTCGGCGGCCGCGGCCGAGGAAGTACGACGCGCCACCCGCGAGTTCTGGCGGGACGTCCTCGAGGAGAAGGCTCGCCTGCGCACGAAGCTCCGGCGGGAAAATGCCGAGCTTCGAGCCCGACAAGCGAAATGAGGCGCTCTTTAGCCCTTGCCCCCGTCGCCGTGACCTTACTGGTGGGAGTTGCGTGGCTCACTCCGGCCTGCAACGGTCGCAGTGAGCCGCCGCCCCGGAGGGGCGCACCCTCCCACGCGGCGGACGCGATAGTCGAGAAGGCTCCCACGCCCGAGGAGAGACGCGCCCTCGAGCGCATCCGCGATGAGATCGACCTTGAGATGCTCGACCAAGTCCGCGCGATCGACGCCGAAATCGAGACGCTGCGGCGCGAGAACGAGGAGTTGCGGAAGAGGCTTCCCGAGCCCTGATTCCGCTCCCTAACGGTCGAGTACCTCCCGAACTTTTCGCGCCAACGCCTCCGCGGTGAACGGCTTCTGTAGAAAAGCGACCTCCGCCGCCAGCACGCCGTGGAGGACGACGGCGTCGTTAGTGTAGCCGGACATGTAAAGCACTCTCGTCTCGGCGTGGGACGGCGCTAGGCGCACCACCAACTCGCTTCCACTCATGCCCGGCATCACGACATCCGTCATAAGGAGGTGGATGGGGGCGGGGTGCCCTTCTGCGATCTCGAGGGCATGACCCGCGTGACGCGCTTCGATGACGGTGTAGCCGCTGGCTTCAAGGATCTCCCGCACGATGCTCCGGAGCGATTCTTCGTCCTCCACCAGCAGGACGGTCTCCGAGCCGTGCTCGGGTCCGGCCTCCGGGACGGGCGTCGTCTCCACGATTGCCTCCGCCTCTTCGAGGCAGGGCAGGTACACCTTGAAGGTGGTGCCGTGCTCGGGCTCGCTGTACACGAAGATATGGCCCCCGCTCTGTTTCACGATTCCGTGGACGGTCGCCAGACCCAGCCCCGTACCCTTGCCCGGCGCCTTGGTCGTGAAAAAGGGTTCGAAGATGTGGCCCAGAACCTCCGAATCCATGCCGTGCCCGGTGTCGCTGACGGCCAGCATCACGTGAGGGCCGGGCGTGACCCCAGGACGCGATCGGGAGTAGGCGGCGTCAAGGTCTACGTTGGCAGTCTCGATTGTCAGTCGGCCGCCCCGGGGCATTGCGTCGCGCGCATTGACGGCCAGATTCATGAGGACCTGCTCTATCTGCCCCGGATCCGCCTGCACTCGTTGCAGACGCTCATCGAAGATGGTTACGAGTTGGATGTCCTCGCCAATCAGGCGCCGCAGCATCTTCTCCATCTCGCCTACCACGGTGTTGAGGTCGAGAATTGAAGGCTGCAGTACCTGCTTCCGACTGAAAGCAAGGAGTTGGCGGGTCAGGCCGGCGGCGCGATCTGCGGCCTTCAGGATGTCGCTCACGTATCTCTTGAGCAGCGGCTCGTCGGGGATCCGCTGTTTGAGCAGCTCTCCATAACCGGTGATGACACCCAAGAGGTTGTTGAAGTCGTGGGCGACCCCACCCGCGAGCCGGCCTACGGAGTCTATCTTCTGCGCCTGAAGGAGCTGGGTCTCGAGGTGCTTTCGTTCCGTGATGTCGGCGACGAAGGCGCTAAAAAGGGTGGCGTCGCCTTCCTTGAGGACAGTGACGGTGAGCTCCACCGGAAACTCCGAGCCGTCCCTCCGCAGGGCACTGAGCTCGCTCCGGCGGCCGATGACCGAGCCTTCGCCGGTGGCCAGAAATCGCGCCAGGCCCTCCGTGTGGGCCTCGCGGTAGCGGGGCGGGATGATTAGGTCCGCCAGCCGGCGGCCGACGGCCTCGCTCCCCGACCATCCGAAAATGGCTTCCGCGCGGGGGTTCCAGGAAATGACGAGCCCCTGGGCATCCATTCCGACCACGGCGTCGAGAGCGGCCTCGAGGACCGACTTCATCCTGCCCTCGCTCCTCCGCAGCGCCGACTCTGCCTGTCGGCGTTCCGCATCGCTCTTGTCCAGGGACCGACCCGTCCAGGCCGCTAGCCCGAGGAACACCACGATGTTCGACATGGCGAACAGCGCGACGCCGAACTCGGTGCCGTAGAGTCCCGCCCGCTGGCCCTGGAGACACAGCCAACCAAGCACGATAGGAATCACCACCGCGGGGAGGAGCAGCGTCCGCATCAGGGTTCCGCCCGGCCGGGCGTTCGTGACCAGGGCCGTGAGGCCTCGCTCCGGGCGCGCGGCCAGGATGCCAATGCTCAAAATTGCGAACCCGATGGCGGTGTGGAGCGCGACGCTGGCGAAGGCGCCGACGCTGTAGAGGGCCCTAATGCCGTAAGCGTAGCCAATGACGGCGATGAGGGACACGGTTCCCGCGGCCGCGGCCGGATAGTCCGTCGCGCTTCCCGGGGCGTCGAGAAAAAGGAGCGCGAGCCCTAGGAGTAGGAAGTTCAGGGCGGTGGCCAGGGCCATGCGGCCGGGGGCGCCAGCCAACCCAGCGGGAGAGGAATTTGGGACGAGGAGCTGATCGATGCCCAGGTCCCAGCCGAGCAGGTTTTCGAGAACACTGAGCAGCCCGATAAGGGCCACGGCGAGGGCGAGGGCCCTGGCAAGGTTAACGTATCGTCCGGCGCGCTTCTCCTGAAGCAGCCAAAGCGCCGCCCCCGAAAGGAGGAAGGCGAGCGCGGTGTTGGCTTTCATGGTCGCGAGACCGGGGGCGATGCTTTTCAGCGCGCCAACGTCCAGCGCCCAGCCCGCGAGCACGAAGGTGCCCGTGGCGGCGACAACCAGGGCAGCCCACCCGGAGAAGGCTCGGAGCGATGCCGCGAGGGGAGTCCGATCGCTCATGGCTCAACCGGAAGCAAGACGAACGGCGGACGGTTCTCCCGACAAAGGGACCGTCCCTCCTCGGGTCTGGCGGATGATCGCCCCCGCCGCGGCGTGAAGCGGAAGCGCCTTTGCCGTCGGGTGTGGCCCCGCGGGGTCCGGAAGGAAACCGCACCTACGCCCGAGGGCAGCGGAGCCGCCTCAGCCCGGTCCGGGCCCAGCCTTGTAGTCACCCGCAGGCTCCCCGACAGCAATCGGCTCGGCGAGCATGTTCGCAACCGGGAGCCTGAAGCGGCCGCCCGGCCCGGGGAGGGAGGCTCGGGGGCAGGTTGCGTCTGGTGAAAGGGTACGTCTTTTGCCACACTAAATCTACCGGCTGCTGGAGCAGCAAAGAGTGGCGGAAGCGGGGTCGAAGGAGGCAGGGATGGAGGAGTCCGAAACGGAAGTGCGCGCCCGCTACCGAGCTCCGGACCTGCTCGCTTGGGCGAGGGCACTCCTCGGTCGAGGGGGACTGCCCGACGAGCGCGCGCTCGTCGTTGCCCAGGTGCTCCTAGAGGGCGACTTGCTGGGCCACACGACCCATGGCCTCGACCTCTTGCCGCGGTATCTCGGGGAACTGGACGAAGGACGGATGGCGCGAACGGGAGAACCGGAGACGCTCAGCGACTCCGGGGGGGCCCTTACCTGGGACGGGCGCCACCTGCCCGGACCCTGGCTCGTGGAAAAGGCGATCGGGGCCGCCCGGGAGAGGCTCAGGCAGCACCCCCTGGTGACGGTCGTCATCCGGCGCAGCCACCACATCGGCTGCTTACAGGCCTATCTCAAGCCCGTCACCGATGACGGCCTCATCATCCTGCTGACGTGCTCTGACCCTTCGGCCGGCGGCGTGACGCCCTACGGCGGCGTCGCCCCCCGCATCACGCCCAACCCCATCGCCGCCGGCTTTCCCACCGAAGCTGGCCCCGTGCTCATCGATGTCAGCATGGCGACCACCAGCAACGCCACGGCCCGGAGGCTCTTCGAGGAGGGTGCCCGCCTGCCCGGGCCCTGGCTCGTGGACGCCTCCGGGCGGCCGAGTGACGATCCCGCCATCCTCTTCGGGGAGAGACCGGGGGCGGTGATGCCGCTCGGGGGATTCGACCTGGGGTACAAAGGCTTTGCCTTGGCGCTGTTGGTCGAAGCGCTGACCTCCGGGCTGGCCGGACACGGGCGGGCGGACCAACCCCGCGAGTGGGGTGCTTCGGTCTTTCTGCAGATCATCGATCCCGACCACTTCGCCGGTCGCGCCGCCTTCGAGCGCCAGACCACTTGGCTCGCTCAGTTCTGCCGCACCACGCCCGTGGCTCCCGGCCAACCCGCTGTACGTCTTCCCGGCGAAGCGGCCTTGGCACGGCGCGCGCGACAGCTCCAGGACGGCGTCGTGATCTACCCGGCGGCGCTCCCCGCCCTGGCGCGCCGAAGCGAACGGCTGGGCGTTCCCCTTCCCACCCCCGTCCGGACGACGGCGCGCTGAAGTGGGGACGCGCCGACCGCGCGGACACCGCTCGGCTCGACCCCTTCTCGGGTCGCCTGGTTCTCTGTGCAGAAGATATGGGAACGCGGCGCGGTCAAGTCCAGTCCTGACCTGTGGACCGAGCCGCCCTCTAGAGGGCGAAACGGACGTTCACGGTCATGATCGCGGGAACCGGCACGCCGTTGAAGAGGGTCGGAGTGAACACCCACTGCTTGACGGCTTGGACGGCCGCCTCGTCCAGCAGGGGAATGCCCTGTAGGACCTTCACCTCCGCCACTCTTCCCTCCGGGCTCAAGAGGCACTCCAGGACGACAATGCCCTGGACACGGGCAACCGCCGCGATGCGGGGATACACAGGGTCCACGTGTCGGAGCTTCTTCGGCACCTTGATGACGCCGCCGACGCGCACGGGTTGGGGCGGGGGGGGAGCGTCTGGCAAGCCGCCGACAATGCCTCCCACCACACCCCCGGGGACCCCGCCCTCCACACCTTCGGGGCCGCTATCCAATCCCAACCCCGCCGCCGTTTCGGGCACGACTTGATCGGGCGTCTCCACGGGGGAGGTGAAGGCGGTAGGGGGGGTGACGGGCGGCGTGGGCTCGACCCGAGCAGCGGGGGCCTTCGCGGGCGGCGGAGGCGGGGGCGGCGGCGCCACCGGCTCCGCAAAGAACGCACGGACCGCCGAACCAGTGGGGTCCGGCAGCCCCTCCGAGGTCAGTACGGGGATCACGACCACCGCGCTGAACACGACCGCGTGCACCGCAACCGAGAGGGGCAGCGTCAGCGTGCGGCCTTGCCTCGCCGAGCGGTTCGGCTTCGTGACCACGAGGGCCTCGAACATCTCTTTCGATTGCTCCATTGCCCTTCTCCCCACCCCGGGGGCCTCCACACAGCCCCCCCCAAGGGAGTCATACGAGTCGGAGCCCAAAAACGGTCGAAAAGAACTGGGGCCTGGGATTGGGGGCTTTTCGGGCGGCCAGCCCCCGTCCCCGCGTGTGACGGGGATGTGACAAGGATCCGACTTCCGGAAGAAGGCAGTCGACGGCTACGTCGAAGAAAACCGATAACCGTCGGACCCTGAGCTGGGCCGGGCTACCCAACCGACGGAACGCTTGGAGGGCTCGGCCAACCCTCGGGTGGTCGTGGCGATGACCGTGAACTCCGCCTCCTCAACGTCAGGAACGACGGACCGCTATCGGGCCGGACGCGGCGTCCCCTGTGGCCCGAGCTGCGTCTTCAGGGCCCACTCGCCGATTTGGCGCCCCATGGCCGCCCCCACTTCCGCGGAGTTGCGGTAGTGGATGCCGCCCCAGATCCGTGCGTTCGAGACTTCGGCCGCGTAGTCGCGGATGCGGGTCCATTGATGGGTCACTCCCGGCAGGGCGGCGCTGGTCATGCGAATCGCGGGCAGCTCACCCGCGCCGAACTCCGCCTCCAGCACCGCCGCCGCCGCCCCCGAGTTGATGCAGTGGGCACACGGATACTCGGGGTGCATGGGGGTGTCGATGAGCGGCTCCCAGGTCGCCTCGGGAGCGGTGGCATCGTTGCCGTCGAGGTCGCCATTGCGGATGGCGGTGATGGGCCGCCAGAACTGGTAGTGGTACTTGGCATCGAAGACGGCGATGTAGCTGTCCGCGGTGGCCATTGAGACCAAGGCGAGCAGACGCGCGTTCTGCACCAGCGATCGGCCGGGGGCGGCCGTGAGGTTGCGGACGACGGGCAGCCAGGAGGCGGGGCCTACAATGCTCCAGAATCGCGCCACCTCGGTTTGCTGGGGGGTGCGCGTCGGGCTCCGCTTCTCCCCGAGCGCCTTGACCTCGTTGTAGTCCTTCGCCCAGGTTGCGCTCTTCAGATCCGGAGGGGGGCCGGCGCGAAACTGGGCGCCCGACGTCAAGGCCCACGGCGTCACCTGTCCCCAGATACTTCCCACGGGCAGCGCCGTCGGGACGTAGCTTCCCGGCGCGGTGAGCGGCCGATAGGCGTTGCGGGCGTCCGCGCCGTCTTGGGCGCGAAGCGCCACCATGGTGGCGCCAACCCGCGCCCCGAGCTCGATCCCTCCTTGACGCGGGCCGCCGGGAAGGGCGGAGAGCGAGCTCGCGAGGAGCGCGTCCCAGGTGGCCCGCTGCTCAGGGAAGAGCCCGGACAACACCCCATGCCCGGCCGCCGCCGCTGCAGCCTGCGGCGAGGCGCCGGGGGCAGGGACCGGTGGTTGTCGGTAGGGTGCGTAGCTGCGCTCGATCGCGTCCACCGCATCAAACATGGCCACGTGCAGTATGGCCAGGGTCCGGGTCTGCTCGAAGGGTAGCTGCTTCGCCCCGCTGGCCGCCGTCATGGCCGCATCGGTCCAATCCCAAAGCACGTCGCCCCGGGCCAGTTCGGGCGTGCCCATGAAGAACACGGTGATGGCGGCGGCAAGGATCGCCGCCGACCGACATCGGGTGACCTGGAGCATCGGAGGCCTCCTCGAATGTTCTGTTGCCGTGGCTAGCCGGCAAGTGATCGACAAGGCTGGGGGCGCGGCGTTACCTCAAGCTATAAGCCATGTGCCGCCGAAGCGGGCACCTGCCCACAAGCCGCGGGCGGAGGGCACCGAGCCTCGAAACCCCTGACGGGGTCGAACGAAGTCTTTTCGGACCCCGACGGGCAAGCCAGTGTCTCCGCAGCCTGGTGATGGTAGCGTAAAATCGCCCCGGAGGGGTGGCCGAGCGGTTGAAGGCGCCGGTCTTGAAAACCGGAGGCCCGAAAGGGTCCGCAGGTTCGAATCCTGTCCCCTCCGCCAGCACGGAACGGGTGCATCACGCGTCGAAGCGGGCTCGCTCCGCCAGCCCACTGTCCATTGGCCCGGGGACAAACCCTTTACAGCTTACCGCTTAGGGCCTTCAGGACTTTCTCGGTCCGGACGTGGCTTCCCGCGGCGCACCGATGTGGGGGACCAGCTTCCTGAGCACCTGGCGCACCAAGTCAGGGTGGCCACGGGGCCAGCGGTCCTCGATGTCCAGGTCGGTCACGGGCCGGTCGATCTCCGGGAAGCGAATCTTGATCAGGGTCTCGTGGCGGTCCTCGCGCTCGGACATCACGAAAACCCGGTCCGCCCACAGCAGCAGCTCCCGCGTGAGAGGCACGGTGGCAAAGGGGGCGGTGCCCGCGGAGCGCACCTCATAGCGGGGGTCCCCCGCATACAGATCCTCGGCGGTGCGGCTTCGGTCCACGTTGGCGGTGCAAACGAACAATATACGCATACGATCCAGGGAAGGCCTCCTCCAGGACGAATTGTAGTCGAGGGCCGGTCCTCCGTCCGCCCGCCAGTCTGCTAGACTCATCGATGGCCACAGCCCATGAACACCGACCGCCTGCTGCAAGAAGTCGAGAGGCGCCTCGCCGACCTGGACGAGGCCCACCGCCAGGAAGTCCTGGACGCTTTGCGGGAAGAGATCGCCCGTGAGCGGCGCCGGGTGGAGCCCTCTCCGACCATGGAGTCGGAGCGCCAGAGGCGGGTCGAGGCCGAGACCCTGCGGGAGGTTTTGGAGGCGATCAACCGGCAGGCGCGCCTGGAGGACACCATCGAGGAGGTGCTGAAGCAGCTCTCCCGGATCGTGGCCTTCGACTACTGCTCGATCGGGCTACTGGAGCCCGACGGCCGTTTCCGGATCATCGCCGCCCGTGGAGTGCCCGAGCCGGCAAGGGTGCTGGGGACGACCTTCGGGGACCCCCTGGCGGACGAGATCCGCGACCAACGCCGGGTCCTCAACTTGGCCGACGCGGAAGCGGATCCACGCTTCGTCCCCGTTCCTGGGATTCCGCCCGTCCGCTCCTGGTCCGGGATCCCCCTGCTCGTGGAGGGAGAGGTCATCGGTCTCCTCCGTCTGGGGCGGGAGCGGGTGGACCCCTTCGAGGAGGAGGATCTGCACCGCGCGAAGGCAGTGGCTTTTTCGGCCGCCGCCGCCATCCGAAAGGCGCAGCTCCTCGAGCAAATCCGACGCTACGCCACGCTGATGGAACAGGTGGTGGCTATCGACCAAAGGGTCTTCGCGGGCGCAAGCAAGGAAGAGGTGGCCCGCATGATCCTGGAGGGAGCGGGCAACATCGGGAACTACACCGCGGGTCTCCTGATTCTGCAGAGCCCCCGGGGGCCGGTGGTGGCGGCGGCCCGGGGGGAGGGCTTCGTGGGAACGGAAGGGCGGCTGGCACCCGGGGACTTGGCCGCCAAGGCCGTGCGGCGTTTGGAGAGGGGCCGTCTGCTTGAGGTGGGGGAAGCCCTGGGCACCACGCTGCCCGCGCAGCAGCTTTACCTCGTCCCCTTCTCTACCCCGGAGGCCCATCTCGGGACGCTGGCTCTCTTGGATCCCAACGGCGCCAGCGCCGACGACCGGCTGATGGAATCGTACGCGTCGCGGGCCGCCACGGCCTACCTATACGCCACGCGCGAACGTCGCTGATCGCCTCGTGGCGGGGGTGGGCGGTGGAGCGGACTCGCGCCTCTACCGGACGTTCCCGGACCGGGCCTAGCCCTGTTTCGGGCCGATCCTCTCGACGCCCATGTAGGGGCGGAGGACCTCCGGTATGACCACCGAGCCGTCCGCCTGCTGGTAGTTCTCGAGCAGGGCGATGAGCGTACGGCCCACGGCCAGGCCGCTGCCGTTGAGGGTGTGCAGAAAGCGGGGCTTCCCTCGAGGCTCCGGCCGATACCGCAGGCTGGCGCGGCGGGCTTGGAAGTCCGTGCAGTTCGAGCAGGAGGAGATCTCCCGATACGCCTCCTGCCCGGGCAACCAGACCTCGATGTCGTAGGTCTTGGCGGCGGAGAAGCCTAGGTCTCCCGTACAGAGCACGACCACGCGGTAGGCGATCCCCAGCCGCTTCAGGACCTCTTCCGCGTCCGCCACCATCGACTCCAGCTCGTTCATGGAGCTCTCTGGCGTCGTCAGCTTGACCAGCTCCACTTTGTGGAACTGGTGCTGGCGGATCAACCCCCGCACATCCTTCCCATGGGACCCTGCCTCCGAGCGGAAACACGGTGTGAAGGCCACGTACCTCAGGGGCAACACGTCGCTTTCCAGGATCTCCTCACGATGCAGGTTGGTGAGCGGCACCTCGGCGGTCGGGATCAGGTAGAGGTCCCGGTCCCCCGCCCGCGTCTTGAAGAGGTCCCCCTCGAACTTCGGGAGCTGGCCCGTGCCCGTGAGGGTCTCCGCGGTGACCAGATAGGGGGGGATGACCTCGCGGTAGAGGTGGTCTCGGCCACGCCGGTCGTCCGGCAGTCGCCCCGTGTGCAGATCCAGCATGAACTGGATCAGGGCGCGTTCCAGGCGGGCCCCCAGATCCCAGTAGACCGCGAACCGTGACCCAGAGATCTTGGCCGCCCGCTCGAAATCCAGAATCCCCAGCTCGGGCCCCAGATCCCAGTGCGGCTTGGGCGGGAAGCCGAAGCGCGGCGGGTGGCCCCCCCGGTGCACCTCGCGGTTCAGGGAGGCATCCGCGCCGACGGGAACGCTGTCGTCGGGTAGATTGGGGACCCCGAGCAGGAAGCTGCGGAGGCCGGCCTCGACCTCCTGCAAGCGGACTTCCAGACTCTTGATTTCCTCCGAGATGTCCTTGAGCTGCTTGCTGCGCGGAGACGACGAGGGGTCCTG
Proteins encoded in this region:
- a CDS encoding PAS domain S-box protein; this translates as MSDRTPLAASLRAFSGWAALVVAATGTFVLAGWALDVGALKSIAPGLATMKANTALAFLLSGAALWLLQEKRAGRYVNLARALALAVALIGLLSVLENLLGWDLGIDQLLVPNSSPAGLAGAPGRMALATALNFLLLGLALLFLDAPGSATDYPAAAAGTVSLIAVIGYAYGIRALYSVGAFASVALHTAIGFAILSIGILAARPERGLTALVTNARPGGTLMRTLLLPAVVIPIVLGWLCLQGQRAGLYGTEFGVALFAMSNIVVFLGLAAWTGRSLDKSDAERRQAESALRRSEGRMKSVLEAALDAVVGMDAQGLVISWNPRAEAIFGWSGSEAVGRRLADLIIPPRYREAHTEGLARFLATGEGSVIGRRSELSALRRDGSEFPVELTVTVLKEGDATLFSAFVADITERKHLETQLLQAQKIDSVGRLAGGVAHDFNNLLGVITGYGELLKQRIPDEPLLKRYVSDILKAADRAAGLTRQLLAFSRKQVLQPSILDLNTVVGEMEKMLRRLIGEDIQLVTIFDERLQRVQADPGQIEQVLMNLAVNARDAMPRGGRLTIETANVDLDAAYSRSRPGVTPGPHVMLAVSDTGHGMDSEVLGHIFEPFFTTKAPGKGTGLGLATVHGIVKQSGGHIFVYSEPEHGTTFKVYLPCLEEAEAIVETTPVPEAGPEHGSETVLLVEDEESLRSIVREILEASGYTVIEARHAGHALEIAEGHPAPIHLLMTDVVMPGMSGSELVVRLAPSHAETRVLYMSGYTNDAVVLHGVLAAEVAFLQKPFTAEALARKVREVLDR
- a CDS encoding Ldh family oxidoreductase, which codes for MEESETEVRARYRAPDLLAWARALLGRGGLPDERALVVAQVLLEGDLLGHTTHGLDLLPRYLGELDEGRMARTGEPETLSDSGGALTWDGRHLPGPWLVEKAIGAARERLRQHPLVTVVIRRSHHIGCLQAYLKPVTDDGLIILLTCSDPSAGGVTPYGGVAPRITPNPIAAGFPTEAGPVLIDVSMATTSNATARRLFEEGARLPGPWLVDASGRPSDDPAILFGERPGAVMPLGGFDLGYKGFALALLVEALTSGLAGHGRADQPREWGASVFLQIIDPDHFAGRAAFERQTTWLAQFCRTTPVAPGQPAVRLPGEAALARRARQLQDGVVIYPAALPALARRSERLGVPLPTPVRTTAR
- a CDS encoding energy transducer TonB gives rise to the protein MEQSKEMFEALVVTKPNRSARQGRTLTLPLSVAVHAVVFSAVVVIPVLTSEGLPDPTGSAVRAFFAEPVAPPPPPPPPAKAPAARVEPTPPVTPPTAFTSPVETPDQVVPETAAGLGLDSGPEGVEGGVPGGVVGGIVGGLPDAPPPPQPVRVGGVIKVPKKLRHVDPVYPRIAAVARVQGIVVLECLLSPEGRVAEVKVLQGIPLLDEAAVQAVKQWVFTPTLFNGVPVPAIMTVNVRFAL
- a CDS encoding vanadium-dependent haloperoxidase, translated to MLQVTRCRSAAILAAAITVFFMGTPELARGDVLWDWTDAAMTAASGAKQLPFEQTRTLAILHVAMFDAVDAIERSYAPYRQPPVPAPGASPQAAAAAAGHGVLSGLFPEQRATWDALLASSLSALPGGPRQGGIELGARVGATMVALRAQDGADARNAYRPLTAPGSYVPTALPVGSIWGQVTPWALTSGAQFRAGPPPDLKSATWAKDYNEVKALGEKRSPTRTPQQTEVARFWSIVGPASWLPVVRNLTAAPGRSLVQNARLLALVSMATADSYIAVFDAKYHYQFWRPITAIRNGDLDGNDATAPEATWEPLIDTPMHPEYPCAHCINSGAAAAVLEAEFGAGELPAIRMTSAALPGVTHQWTRIRDYAAEVSNARIWGGIHYRNSAEVGAAMGRQIGEWALKTQLGPQGTPRPAR
- a CDS encoding phosphotyrosine protein phosphatase, with translation MRILFVCTANVDRSRTAEDLYAGDPRYEVRSAGTAPFATVPLTRELLLWADRVFVMSEREDRHETLIKIRFPEIDRPVTDLDIEDRWPRGHPDLVRQVLRKLVPHIGAPREATSGPRKS
- a CDS encoding GAF domain-containing protein, which gives rise to MNTDRLLQEVERRLADLDEAHRQEVLDALREEIARERRRVEPSPTMESERQRRVEAETLREVLEAINRQARLEDTIEEVLKQLSRIVAFDYCSIGLLEPDGRFRIIAARGVPEPARVLGTTFGDPLADEIRDQRRVLNLADAEADPRFVPVPGIPPVRSWSGIPLLVEGEVIGLLRLGRERVDPFEEEDLHRAKAVAFSAAAAIRKAQLLEQIRRYATLMEQVVAIDQRVFAGASKEEVARMILEGAGNIGNYTAGLLILQSPRGPVVAAARGEGFVGTEGRLAPGDLAAKAVRRLERGRLLEVGEALGTTLPAQQLYLVPFSTPEAHLGTLALLDPNGASADDRLMESYASRAATAYLYATRERR
- the serS gene encoding serine--tRNA ligase; amino-acid sequence: MLDLKFVVENKELVLRMLEARGQSPEGEDPWALDGERRALIPRVERLRHDQKVFGQEIAGLRKAGQDPSSSPRSKQLKDISEEIKSLEVRLQEVEAGLRSFLLGVPNLPDDSVPVGADASLNREVHRGGHPPRFGFPPKPHWDLGPELGILDFERAAKISGSRFAVYWDLGARLERALIQFMLDLHTGRLPDDRRGRDHLYREVIPPYLVTAETLTGTGQLPKFEGDLFKTRAGDRDLYLIPTAEVPLTNLHREEILESDVLPLRYVAFTPCFRSEAGSHGKDVRGLIRQHQFHKVELVKLTTPESSMNELESMVADAEEVLKRLGIAYRVVVLCTGDLGFSAAKTYDIEVWLPGQEAYREISSCSNCTDFQARRASLRYRPEPRGKPRFLHTLNGSGLAVGRTLIALLENYQQADGSVVIPEVLRPYMGVERIGPKQG